ATATAAGGTATTCAGTAAATCCAGAATTAATAGCTTTAGAAAATCCAGATAGCAAAGACGATTATGATAAATTAAACATAATAATGAAATACAGTGATTTTTATAATATTCTTAAAGTAAATGGAAATGAGAAAGAATTAAAAGAGTATGGTGAAAAACTAGTTGAAGGAAATAATGTAATACAATTAAAAAGATCTCAAACGATAGTAACGTTAGCTAAAAAAGAAACTAGTGTGAACATTGATGGACAAGTATATGATATTACAAAAGGGGAAGTAAAAGTACCAGTATTAGGAACAGGGATTAATGACAGTATTATAGTAGTAAATGATAACATCTACTCTAAGCTAAAACATAAAGGACAATCAATCTATTTTTATGGAGCAAAAGTATCTGACGAAGAAAACAGCCAAAAGATGTTTGATAATATTGAAAAAAATTTAAGCATGAAAAGTGGCTACATGAGAAATGGATATAAAGCTCAAAACGAAAGTCAATGGATGAAATTTGCATATGTAGTGCTTGTATTTTTATTTTTAGTATTTACGCTTGTGGCTGGAAGTATAATATACATGAAAATATATAGTGATGCTTATGAAGATAGAGAGAAATATAAAACTTTATTAAAGATAGGAACTACGGAAAAAGAAATAAATAAAGCTGTGCTTAAAGAAGTAGCCATATTTTATACTTTACCAATGCTAAGTGCAACAATATCAAGTTACTTTGCCTTAAGACTAGCAGGCAACTTATTAATGGCTGATTTATTTGGTATATATATATTAAGTTTAGTAATATGTTTAATAATATTTATAGTATATGGAGCAGTATCTGTTAATAAGTTTAAGAAGGTAATATACGAAAATTAATCAACAAATTTGTTAAAATAAAGAGACTCTTTTAAGAAGAGTCTCTTATTAATTATGTCTAAGTTGTTTGACTAATAAATGTATACAAAATATGATATGATAGAGATAATTTATATTATAAGAAAATATTAAAATAATGGAGATTACATAAATGTATAAAATTTTATTAATAGAAGATGATATTGATTTATCAAAAGAAATTGCTTTGGCATTAGAAAGATGGGGATTTAAAGTAGAAGCAATTGGTAATTTTGAATTGATTTTAGAAGAATTTATAGATAAAAAGCCAGATGTAGTACTTTTGGATGTTAATTTACCACTATATAATGGATTTTACTGGTGCGAGAAAATAAGGGCTATTTCAAATGTTCCAATAATATTCTTGTCATCAAGAGACTCTGATATGGATTTAATAATGGGAATAAATAATGGAGGAGACGATTATATTACAAAACCATTTTCTATAGATATATTGGTTACCAAAATAAATGGGATAATAAGAAGAGCTTACAATTATAGCGACTCTAATAGTATTCTATACTATAAAGATTTGATGTTTGATGTAGGAAAAGGAATCATAAAGCACAAGTGCAAGGAAAAAGATATAGAATTGACTAAAAACGAAATAAAAATTTTAACTTTATTATTAAAAAATAAGAATAAAGTTGTATCAAGAGAAAGTCTTATGATGGCGTTATGGGATAATGATGAGTTTGTTACAGATAATGCTCTTACTGTAAATATGAATAGATTGAGAGGTAAAGTCAAAGAGTTAGGTTTTGATGATTTTATAAAAACTAAAAAAGGAATAGGATATATAATATAATGATAGTAAAATATTTAAAAGACAGACTCAAGTATATTGTACTTTTTTTAATCATCATTAGTATAATAAATATTTACTTATTTGCTATAAATATATTTGAGAATCAATATGCAGAGTTAATGTACTTAGATTTTCTGGCTTTACTCATAATAATAGTATTTTTTATTGTAGATTATATTAACTTTAAAAATAGCTATAAAGACTTATGTAAGTGTCTAGAAAATAATGATGATATAGACAACTACTTGATTAGTGGACAATCCTTTGAAGAAAATATCATGAGATATATTATTGAAAATTTGAAATCAAAGAACAATGATGATACAAAGAATTACAAACAATCTTTAAAAGAGTTAGATGAATATATAGCTAAATGGGTTCATGAAATAAAGATTCCAATATCATCTTTGAGTATAATTACAGATAGATTAAATAATATAGAAGATAGTATAGATATTAAGAATCAAATTGCAAAAATAAACTTTTTAGTAAATTCTATCTTATATAGCAGTAGAAGTAATAGTATGTTTGAGGACATATTTATGAATAAAGTTAATTTAGAAAAATTAATAAAATCCTCTATAAAGAATAACTCGTTTTTACTCATAAAAAACAATATTGAGGTTAGTTTAAATAACTTAAATTATATTGTTTACACGGATTCTAAATGTATAGCATATATTTTAGACCAAATTATTAATAATGCTATAAAATACTCAAAAGAAGTTGGTAAAATTGAATTTAATGCAAAACCATTAGAAAATGGAGTAGTGTTATCTATAAAAGATTATGGTATCGGTATAAATGAAGAGGATATATGTAGAGTTTTTGATAAAGGATTTACAGGAACAAATGGAAGGAATAGGTTATATAAATCTACTGGAATGGGATTATATTTTGCAAA
This sequence is a window from Clostridioides difficile. Protein-coding genes within it:
- a CDS encoding response regulator transcription factor, with protein sequence MYKILLIEDDIDLSKEIALALERWGFKVEAIGNFELILEEFIDKKPDVVLLDVNLPLYNGFYWCEKIRAISNVPIIFLSSRDSDMDLIMGINNGGDDYITKPFSIDILVTKINGIIRRAYNYSDSNSILYYKDLMFDVGKGIIKHKCKEKDIELTKNEIKILTLLLKNKNKVVSRESLMMALWDNDEFVTDNALTVNMNRLRGKVKELGFDDFIKTKKGIGYII
- a CDS encoding sensor histidine kinase; translation: MIVKYLKDRLKYIVLFLIIISIINIYLFAINIFENQYAELMYLDFLALLIIIVFFIVDYINFKNSYKDLCKCLENNDDIDNYLISGQSFEENIMRYIIENLKSKNNDDTKNYKQSLKELDEYIAKWVHEIKIPISSLSIITDRLNNIEDSIDIKNQIAKINFLVNSILYSSRSNSMFEDIFMNKVNLEKLIKSSIKNNSFLLIKNNIEVSLNNLNYIVYTDSKCIAYILDQIINNAIKYSKEVGKIEFNAKPLENGVVLSIKDYGIGINEEDICRVFDKGFTGTNGRNRLYKSTGMGLYFAKKMVDNLGHKIDVYSENGVCTIFSIHFYDISDYLNLDN